One genomic segment of Amycolatopsis sp. WQ 127309 includes these proteins:
- a CDS encoding AAA family ATPase, which produces MLLERDAERAAIATALNAAAGNDGSLLLISGPAGSGKSALLRDATASALAAGARVLRADATQLEEDFAFGIAQQLCRPVLVAAGTAERERWFQGASEQILRALTEERLVTNGHEHNLPTEAVLYGLHTVVHAMSHDDLVVVIVDDLQWADHGSLRLLAYLAKRLSGSRILLALAVAEECEAPKYALVHELVTAAARIVVPAPLSPDGVASMAEVAFGERAEEPFTAMLHRVSGGNPANVATVLTGLVGEGLRPIAAQITAATAEAERLLDHRIMLSLGSQPPAVLALVRAVAVLGDLAEPQLAADLAGLDEVEYKSALQSLERLGLLVHDERRIGFANATVREGVEPAIPVELREVLYRRAARLLYEHGRPAERVAEKLMKVGAAEDPWEVRILSSAAGTVLERGAGDLAARYLRRALLNTSPDSEERGRLMVELAAAERGFDLIASARHVSQALSLLPAGPAQAEAALWIPPALAVTVPALGAAVRTAVDSVLRDAGPAAGTDLELRAEARTWYPGARPPGQGDAALARLRELETAERLDSPAGRELAVVLLHSAALSGSVAADEVETVLKRLVTEEPFDPAHAYTALPLLVTTLVAADTASVLEPALAAAAEQATQRRWQDTAHLIAAETAEVKRAQGDLAKARRIALGVLEGADHETWPDALALSVTTLAQIALETQDPELGERLLAVPMDSTDHRVFAARRLTRGMIDLVRGDPATALGRFLDCGRRLEREGWVNTPQYPWRTWAALVRQRMGDLPAAQAHAAAEDVVAQQWGSPLSVGRSLRLQGMLTGGADGIGLLYEAAGIIRESEDLAERARTSVVLGTRLLDSGEPDAAGFLAEGRELAKAIGATWLDGTGETELNGPVLRFSGGGLENLTKAEAAVARLVVRGWTNQQIADSLGVTRRAVEKNLTGAYRKLEVSGRAELIEHLGESERD; this is translated from the coding sequence GTGCTACTTGAGCGAGACGCCGAGCGGGCCGCGATCGCGACCGCGCTGAACGCGGCCGCGGGCAACGACGGCTCGCTGCTGCTGATCAGCGGGCCGGCGGGCAGCGGCAAGTCGGCGCTGCTGCGTGACGCGACCGCGTCGGCGCTGGCCGCCGGCGCCCGGGTGCTGCGCGCGGACGCGACCCAGCTCGAAGAGGACTTCGCCTTCGGCATCGCGCAGCAGCTGTGCCGCCCGGTGCTCGTCGCCGCCGGCACGGCCGAGCGGGAGCGCTGGTTCCAGGGCGCGTCCGAGCAGATCCTGCGCGCGCTGACCGAAGAGCGGCTCGTCACCAACGGCCACGAACACAACCTGCCCACCGAAGCCGTCCTCTATGGACTGCACACGGTGGTGCACGCGATGTCGCACGACGACCTCGTCGTGGTGATCGTCGACGACCTGCAGTGGGCGGACCACGGTTCGCTGCGGCTGCTGGCCTACCTGGCCAAGCGGCTCAGCGGCTCGCGGATCCTGCTCGCGCTGGCCGTGGCGGAGGAGTGCGAGGCGCCGAAGTACGCGCTGGTGCACGAGCTCGTCACCGCGGCCGCGCGGATCGTCGTCCCGGCGCCGCTGTCGCCCGACGGCGTCGCGTCGATGGCCGAGGTCGCGTTCGGCGAACGCGCCGAGGAGCCGTTCACCGCCATGCTGCACCGGGTTTCGGGCGGCAACCCGGCGAACGTCGCGACCGTCCTCACCGGACTGGTCGGCGAAGGCCTGCGGCCGATCGCCGCGCAGATCACGGCGGCCACGGCCGAAGCCGAACGCCTGCTCGACCACCGCATCATGCTCTCGCTCGGCTCGCAGCCGCCCGCGGTGCTCGCGCTGGTGCGCGCGGTCGCGGTCCTCGGCGACCTCGCCGAGCCGCAGCTCGCCGCCGACCTGGCCGGCCTCGACGAGGTCGAGTACAAGTCGGCGCTGCAGAGCCTCGAACGCCTCGGCCTGCTCGTCCACGACGAGCGCCGGATCGGCTTCGCCAACGCCACGGTCCGGGAGGGCGTCGAACCGGCGATCCCGGTGGAACTGCGCGAAGTCCTCTACCGCCGGGCGGCGCGGCTGCTCTACGAGCACGGCCGGCCCGCGGAGCGCGTCGCGGAGAAGCTGATGAAGGTCGGCGCGGCCGAGGACCCGTGGGAGGTCCGCATCCTCAGCTCCGCCGCGGGAACCGTGCTGGAGCGGGGCGCCGGCGACCTGGCCGCGCGGTACCTGCGCCGGGCGTTGCTCAACACCTCGCCCGACAGCGAGGAACGCGGCCGCCTGATGGTGGAGCTGGCCGCGGCGGAACGCGGGTTCGACCTGATCGCGTCGGCGCGGCACGTCTCGCAGGCGTTGTCCCTGCTGCCGGCGGGCCCCGCGCAGGCGGAAGCGGCGCTGTGGATCCCGCCCGCGCTCGCGGTGACGGTGCCCGCGCTCGGCGCGGCCGTGCGCACCGCCGTCGACTCCGTGCTGCGCGACGCCGGCCCGGCCGCCGGCACGGACCTGGAGCTGCGGGCGGAGGCGCGGACCTGGTACCCGGGGGCCCGCCCGCCGGGCCAGGGTGACGCCGCGTTGGCGCGGCTGCGCGAGCTGGAGACGGCCGAGCGGCTCGACTCGCCCGCCGGCCGCGAACTCGCCGTCGTGCTGCTGCACTCCGCCGCGCTGTCGGGCAGTGTCGCGGCCGACGAGGTCGAGACCGTCCTCAAGCGACTCGTCACCGAGGAGCCGTTCGACCCGGCGCACGCCTACACCGCGCTGCCCCTGCTGGTCACCACGCTGGTGGCCGCCGACACCGCGAGCGTGCTCGAACCGGCGCTGGCCGCGGCGGCGGAGCAGGCGACCCAGCGCCGGTGGCAGGACACCGCGCACCTGATCGCCGCGGAGACCGCGGAAGTCAAGCGGGCGCAAGGGGATCTCGCCAAGGCCCGGCGGATCGCGCTGGGCGTCCTCGAAGGCGCCGACCACGAAACCTGGCCCGACGCGCTCGCGCTGTCGGTCACCACACTGGCCCAGATCGCCCTGGAGACCCAGGATCCCGAGCTCGGCGAACGGCTGCTGGCGGTGCCGATGGACAGCACCGACCACCGCGTGTTCGCCGCGCGCCGGCTGACCCGCGGCATGATCGATCTGGTGCGCGGCGATCCGGCCACGGCGCTGGGCCGGTTCCTCGACTGCGGGCGGCGGCTGGAGCGCGAGGGCTGGGTCAACACGCCCCAGTACCCGTGGCGCACCTGGGCCGCGCTGGTGCGGCAGCGGATGGGCGACCTGCCGGCCGCGCAGGCGCACGCCGCGGCCGAAGACGTCGTCGCCCAGCAGTGGGGGAGCCCGCTCAGCGTCGGGCGTTCCCTGCGGCTGCAGGGCATGCTGACCGGCGGCGCCGACGGCATCGGCTTGCTCTACGAGGCCGCGGGCATCATCCGCGAGTCGGAAGACCTCGCCGAACGGGCGCGGACGTCGGTGGTCCTCGGGACCCGGCTGCTCGACTCCGGTGAGCCGGACGCGGCGGGATTCCTTGCGGAGGGCCGGGAACTGGCCAAGGCCATCGGCGCGACGTGGCTCGACGGCACGGGGGAGACCGAGCTGAACGGTCCCGTGCTGCGGTTTTCCGGCGGCGGCCTGGAAAACCTGACGAAGGCCGAGGCCGCGGTGGCCCGCCTCGTCGTGCGCGGCTGGACCAACCAGCAGATCGCGGACTCTCTGGGGGTAACCCGGCGCGCGGTCGAGAAGAATCTGACCGGCGCCTACCGCAAGCTCGAGGTCAGCGGCCGCGCCGAGCTCATCGAGCACCTCGGCGAGTCCGAGCGCGACTGA
- a CDS encoding helix-turn-helix transcriptional regulator, with product MSADVADAVTGVSLASALERISRPAPRKPAPRPVTPEMCMVNVDHRLRIVSASMEFFRVFERTSDGVTGTSLCDLLHPSVRDKVEQQLRLLVRGERTRFAERILVMRENGTTLSGDFLGSTVHSVGDRLDSLTVVFRPDKSDRDNQVAVTRKKILTEMDARILEGVASGVSTIQLAANLYMSRGGVEYHVTTLLRKMKVKNRPALISKAYSMGIFGVGSWPPRALPDFVR from the coding sequence ATGAGTGCAGACGTTGCAGATGCGGTCACAGGCGTGAGCCTGGCTTCGGCGCTGGAGCGAATCAGCCGCCCCGCGCCGCGAAAGCCGGCTCCGCGACCGGTCACCCCGGAAATGTGCATGGTGAACGTCGACCACCGGCTGCGCATTGTCTCGGCCAGCATGGAATTCTTCCGCGTGTTCGAGCGCACTTCCGACGGCGTCACCGGCACCAGCCTGTGCGACCTGCTCCACCCCAGCGTGCGGGACAAGGTCGAGCAGCAGCTCCGGCTGCTGGTGCGCGGTGAGCGCACCCGCTTCGCCGAGCGGATCCTGGTCATGCGGGAGAACGGCACGACGCTCAGCGGCGATTTCCTGGGCTCGACCGTGCACAGCGTCGGCGACCGGCTCGACAGCCTCACCGTGGTTTTCCGGCCGGACAAGTCCGACCGGGACAACCAGGTCGCCGTCACGCGGAAGAAAATCCTGACCGAGATGGACGCCCGCATTCTCGAGGGCGTCGCGTCGGGTGTTTCGACGATTCAGCTGGCGGCCAATCTCTACATGAGCCGGGGCGGCGTCGAATACCACGTGACGACGCTGCTGCGGAAGATGAAGGTGAAGAACCGCCCCGCGCTGATCTCGAAGGCCTATTCCATGGGCATCTTCGGGGTCGGTTCCTGGCCGCCGCGCGCGCTGCCGGACTTCGTCCGGTGA